In Reyranella humidisoli, one genomic interval encodes:
- a CDS encoding electron transfer flavoprotein-ubiquinone oxidoreductase, whose translation MTREAMEYDVVIVGGGPAGLSAAIRLKQLAAERNHEVSVCVLEKGSELGAHILSGAVVDPIGLNELIPDWKEKGAPLETQVTDDQFLFLTKGGSYRFPNFLLPRLMNNHGNYIVSLGEVCRWLGQQAEALGVEIYPGFAAAEVLYNEDGSVKGVATGDMGIAKDGTHKDSYTPGMELHAKYTLIGEGVRGSLAKQLMAKFDLRDGVDPQKFGIGIKELWQVDPANFRKGLVVHSQGWPLSETNSSGGSFMYHFGDNLVAIGLVVHLSYENPYLSPFDEFQRFKTHPDVAKYLKGGKRLVYGSRAINEGGIQSVPKLTFPGGALIGCSAGFVNVPRIKGSHNAVKSGMLAAEAAFEALAGGKTGGDELIAYPVKLKASWIWKDLDKVRNVKPALKWGTTLGTLYGGMDMWLHDLGIRVPWTLRHHKADHETLRPASEFQPIQYPKPDGVISFDKLSSVFLSNTNHEEDQPVHLKLRDPSIPIAVNLPLYAEPAQRYCPAGVYEVVTADNGQPRFQINAQNCVHCKTCDIKDPAQNIDWTVPEGGGGPNYPNM comes from the coding sequence ATGACGCGCGAGGCGATGGAATACGACGTGGTAATCGTGGGCGGCGGTCCGGCCGGACTGTCGGCGGCGATCCGCCTGAAGCAGCTCGCCGCCGAGCGCAACCACGAAGTGTCCGTCTGCGTGCTCGAAAAGGGCTCGGAACTGGGCGCCCACATCCTCTCGGGCGCCGTGGTCGATCCGATCGGCCTCAACGAGCTCATTCCGGACTGGAAGGAAAAGGGCGCGCCGCTCGAAACCCAGGTCACCGACGACCAGTTCCTGTTCCTGACCAAGGGCGGCTCCTACCGCTTCCCCAACTTCCTGCTGCCGCGGCTGATGAACAACCACGGCAATTACATCGTCAGCCTGGGCGAGGTCTGCCGCTGGCTTGGCCAGCAGGCCGAGGCTCTGGGCGTCGAGATCTATCCGGGCTTCGCCGCCGCCGAGGTCCTCTACAACGAGGACGGCTCGGTGAAGGGCGTCGCCACCGGCGACATGGGCATCGCCAAGGACGGCACGCACAAGGACAGCTACACGCCGGGCATGGAGCTGCATGCCAAGTACACGCTGATCGGCGAGGGCGTGCGCGGTTCGCTCGCCAAGCAGCTGATGGCCAAGTTCGACCTGCGCGACGGAGTCGATCCGCAGAAGTTCGGCATCGGCATCAAGGAACTGTGGCAGGTCGATCCCGCCAACTTCCGCAAGGGCCTGGTCGTCCACTCGCAGGGCTGGCCGCTCTCGGAGACGAACAGCTCGGGCGGTTCGTTCATGTATCATTTCGGCGACAACCTGGTCGCCATCGGCCTCGTGGTGCATCTCAGCTACGAGAACCCCTATCTCTCGCCGTTCGACGAATTCCAGCGCTTCAAGACCCATCCCGACGTCGCCAAGTATCTCAAGGGCGGTAAGCGGCTGGTCTACGGCTCTCGCGCCATCAACGAGGGTGGCATCCAGTCGGTGCCCAAGCTCACCTTCCCGGGCGGCGCGCTGATCGGCTGCTCGGCCGGCTTCGTGAACGTGCCGCGCATCAAGGGCAGCCACAATGCGGTCAAGAGCGGCATGCTCGCCGCCGAGGCGGCGTTCGAGGCGCTGGCCGGCGGCAAGACCGGCGGCGACGAGCTGATCGCCTATCCGGTGAAGCTCAAGGCATCGTGGATCTGGAAGGACCTCGACAAGGTGCGCAACGTCAAGCCCGCGCTGAAGTGGGGCACGACGCTCGGTACGCTCTACGGCGGCATGGACATGTGGCTGCACGACCTCGGCATCCGCGTGCCGTGGACGCTGCGCCATCACAAGGCCGACCATGAGACGCTGCGGCCGGCCAGCGAGTTCCAGCCGATCCAGTATCCCAAGCCCGACGGCGTGATCTCCTTCGACAAGCTGTCCTCGGTGTTCCTGTCGAACACCAACCACGAGGAGGACCAGCCGGTTCACCTCAAGCTGCGCGATCCGTCGATTCCGATCGCCGTCAACCTGCCGCTCTACGCCGAGCCCGCGCAGCGCTACTGCCCGGCCGGCGTGTATGAAGTGGTCACGGCCGACAACGGCCAGCCGCGCTTCCAGATCAACGCGCAGAACTGCGTTCACTGCAAGACGTGCGACATCAAGGATCCGGCGCAGAATATCGACTGGACCGTGCCCGAAGGCGGCGGCGGTCCCAACTACCCCAACATGTGA
- a CDS encoding 4-(cytidine 5'-diphospho)-2-C-methyl-D-erythritol kinase: protein MLLARAKVNLWLNVVGRRADGFHLLDSLVAFTDLADGIEVAPASDLSLEIVGPGAAALEGDDVADNLVLRAARLLAGRAGVAPRAALRLTKRIPVAAGLGGGSADAAATLRALVDLWRIAMPEEELFDLAASLGADVPMCLAGRPAVATGIGERLAPAPRLPDCAILLVNPGVALPTPAVFRARVGDFAPGLPIESGWPDLAAFAADLARRGNDLTAAAISLQPAVADVLDRLRRTDGVAHAAMSGSGATCFGLFASTDAAQRAASHLPDAWWRHAGRLV from the coding sequence GTGCTGCTCGCCCGCGCCAAGGTCAATCTCTGGCTGAACGTCGTTGGTCGCCGCGCCGACGGCTTCCACCTGCTCGACTCGCTGGTTGCCTTCACGGATCTTGCCGACGGGATCGAGGTCGCGCCCGCGTCTGATCTGTCGCTGGAAATCGTCGGGCCGGGGGCGGCGGCGCTCGAGGGCGACGATGTTGCCGACAATCTCGTTCTGAGGGCTGCGCGCCTGCTGGCCGGTCGCGCTGGGGTGGCGCCGAGGGCCGCCCTGCGCCTGACGAAGCGCATTCCGGTGGCGGCCGGCCTCGGCGGCGGCTCGGCCGACGCTGCCGCGACGCTCCGGGCGCTGGTCGATCTGTGGCGCATCGCCATGCCCGAGGAGGAGCTGTTCGATCTCGCGGCGTCGCTCGGTGCCGATGTTCCCATGTGTCTCGCTGGCCGGCCGGCCGTGGCGACGGGAATCGGCGAGCGCCTCGCCCCAGCACCCCGGTTGCCGGACTGCGCAATCCTGCTGGTCAATCCAGGTGTCGCGTTGCCGACGCCCGCCGTCTTCCGCGCTCGCGTCGGAGATTTTGCCCCGGGCCTTCCCATTGAATCGGGCTGGCCCGACCTCGCGGCGTTCGCCGCCGATCTCGCGCGCCGCGGCAACGACCTGACGGCGGCGGCGATCTCCCTGCAGCCAGCAGTGGCCGACGTGCTCGACCGTCTGCGGCGCACTGACGGCGTTGCGCATGCTGCGATGAGCGGTAGTGGTGCGACCTGCTTTGGCCTCTTTGCATCGACAGACGCCGCGCAACGTGCCGCGTCGCATCTTCCCGACGCCTGGTGGCGCCACGCGGGCCGGCTAGTTTGA
- a CDS encoding 2-dehydropantoate 2-reductase: MTSICVFGAGAIGGLMAAKLEMAGTPVTVVARGPHGDALRSRGLVLLSDGKETVTEPRVASDPKEIGPQDYLVLTLKAHSLLPAMAQLKPLIGPDTTIVAAINGVPWWYTYKLGGDFDGRIIQSVDPEGGLTAGLPPSQVLGSIVYPAADVVEPGVIHHTYGDRFTLGEPDGSRSERASKFSELLIKAGLKAPVRPRIRDELWVKLWGNMAFNPISALTGATLDKVIGDPGTHAVCRALMVEGQAVAEKLGVKFAINVDKRIAGGAEVGAHKTSMLQDLERGRPLEIEALLGAVVEMSEWVGVDMPIGRSVLALVRQRAAMR; encoded by the coding sequence GTGACCTCGATCTGCGTTTTCGGCGCCGGTGCGATCGGCGGCCTGATGGCCGCCAAGCTCGAAATGGCCGGTACGCCCGTCACCGTCGTGGCGCGCGGCCCTCATGGTGACGCGCTTCGCTCCAGGGGCCTCGTGCTGCTCAGCGACGGCAAGGAGACGGTGACGGAACCACGCGTCGCCTCCGATCCGAAGGAGATCGGCCCGCAGGACTATCTGGTGCTGACCCTGAAGGCGCATTCGCTGTTGCCCGCGATGGCGCAGCTCAAGCCTCTGATCGGGCCGGACACGACCATCGTCGCGGCGATCAACGGCGTGCCGTGGTGGTACACCTACAAGCTCGGCGGGGACTTCGACGGCCGGATCATCCAGTCGGTCGATCCCGAGGGCGGGCTGACCGCGGGCCTGCCGCCGTCGCAGGTGCTGGGCAGCATCGTCTATCCAGCGGCCGACGTCGTCGAACCGGGCGTCATCCACCACACCTACGGCGACCGCTTCACGCTGGGCGAGCCGGACGGCAGCCGCAGCGAACGCGCGTCGAAGTTTTCCGAACTGCTGATCAAGGCCGGCCTCAAGGCGCCGGTGCGGCCGCGCATCCGCGACGAGCTGTGGGTCAAGCTCTGGGGCAATATGGCCTTCAATCCGATCAGTGCGCTGACCGGTGCGACGCTCGACAAGGTGATCGGCGATCCCGGCACGCATGCGGTGTGCCGTGCGCTGATGGTCGAGGGCCAGGCCGTCGCCGAGAAGCTCGGCGTGAAGTTCGCCATAAATGTCGACAAGCGCATCGCCGGCGGCGCCGAGGTCGGCGCGCACAAGACCTCGATGTTGCAAGACCTCGAACGCGGCCGTCCGCTCGAGATCGAAGCGCTGCTCGGCGCGGTGGTCGAGATGTCGGAATGGGTCGGCGTCGACATGCCGATCGGCCGCAGCGTGCTGGCCCTCGTACGCCAGCGCGCGGCAATGCGCTGA
- a CDS encoding uracil-DNA glycosylase produces the protein MEAALSPHDAAALLRWYVDHGLDETIGEEAIDRFALPAPVAIVATPAPPTVPSSAAPTPIRPPLAAPAVRAPVPLESPQLALDAREAAARATTIVELEEAVRAFEGCALKRTAKNTVFADGVAGAPVMIVGEAPGADEDRLGKPFVGVSGQLMDRMFSAIGMSRERDLYITNILFWRPPGNRTPTLSEQAICLAFTRRHIELAKPKVVVLAGGTAVKAVLNTTEGITRLRGKWSTLTLDDGSEVPVLPTFHPAFLLRTPASKRQSWVDLLSVDKRLKELGVR, from the coding sequence ATGGAAGCGGCGCTCAGCCCGCACGACGCCGCCGCGCTGCTGCGCTGGTACGTCGATCACGGACTCGACGAGACGATCGGCGAGGAGGCGATCGACCGCTTCGCGCTGCCGGCGCCAGTGGCCATCGTCGCCACGCCTGCCCCCCCGACGGTCCCGTCCTCCGCCGCGCCGACGCCGATCCGGCCGCCCCTCGCCGCGCCGGCCGTGCGCGCGCCCGTGCCACTCGAATCGCCGCAGCTCGCGCTCGACGCCCGCGAAGCCGCCGCGCGCGCCACCACCATCGTCGAACTGGAAGAAGCCGTGCGCGCCTTCGAGGGCTGCGCCCTGAAGCGCACCGCCAAGAACACGGTGTTCGCCGACGGCGTCGCCGGCGCGCCGGTGATGATCGTCGGCGAAGCGCCGGGCGCCGACGAGGATCGCCTCGGCAAACCGTTCGTCGGCGTGAGCGGTCAGCTCATGGATCGCATGTTCTCGGCCATTGGCATGAGCCGCGAGCGCGACCTCTACATCACCAACATCCTGTTCTGGCGCCCGCCCGGCAACCGGACACCCACTTTGTCCGAACAGGCAATCTGCCTTGCCTTCACGCGCCGCCACATTGAACTCGCCAAGCCGAAGGTCGTGGTGCTCGCGGGGGGCACCGCCGTGAAGGCCGTGCTGAACACGACCGAAGGCATCACCCGCCTGCGCGGCAAGTGGTCGACGCTCACGCTCGACGACGGCAGTGAAGTGCCGGTGCTGCCGACGTTCCACCCTGCCTTTCTCCTGCGCACCCCCGCCAGCAAACGCCAGAGCTGGGTGGACCTGCTGTCGGTCGACAAGCGGCTGAAGGAACTCGGCGTGCGTTGA
- a CDS encoding tetratricopeptide repeat protein, with translation MNRTPLALLSAALLFALPLAGQAQQGPAQQGGAKPPARPPVAQPGQRLAPISLQGRYLAARVGEQDHDYDAAADQMDQALALTPLDPELIYAVFRLRMYAGRIDSAAELAPAVLSTRPGDGFANLVMAIEAVKKGNYKAAEQQLTRIGSENQLGALREYVMAWLKAGDKDYAAARSYLARLKPASGERAEAPALVIAAQIDEMAGDKDAAEAKYRRAISLDRNGLRTTISVAEGLRRLGKDAEAREILKTYGTRYSDSVVMDGLMGANAPMPKPPTPASGIAEILFDIGGILASDPRNQRQDLALIFYQLATALKPDQDFAWLMIAGLYEQFQQIPKAVAALGRIGPTSPLYWQARLRTAALDAQEDKFDQAVARLRTLVAEKPDRIDAALTLADLLRSKDRFAEAVAAYDTAISRLGKPDERHWQIYFGRGIVLERTKNWPKAEADMKKALELSPEQPYVLNYLGYSWIDQGLHLQEGMKMLERATELRPDDGAITDSVGWAYYRLGQYEKAVEWLERATEQKGDDSTITDHLGDAYWHVGRRREARFQWERALHQKPDKDRQPIIEDKIANGLNPSNDKPTVYEKAADTKQGG, from the coding sequence ATGAACCGCACTCCCCTCGCGCTGCTTTCGGCGGCGCTGCTGTTCGCTCTTCCTCTCGCCGGCCAGGCCCAGCAGGGCCCGGCACAACAAGGCGGCGCCAAGCCGCCGGCCCGCCCTCCCGTCGCCCAGCCCGGCCAGCGTCTCGCGCCAATCTCGCTGCAGGGCCGCTATCTCGCTGCCCGTGTCGGGGAGCAGGACCACGACTACGACGCCGCCGCCGACCAGATGGATCAGGCGCTTGCGCTCACGCCGCTCGATCCCGAGCTGATCTACGCCGTGTTCCGCCTGCGCATGTATGCCGGGCGGATCGATTCCGCGGCCGAACTGGCGCCGGCGGTTCTGTCGACGCGGCCAGGCGACGGCTTCGCCAACCTCGTGATGGCGATCGAGGCCGTCAAGAAGGGCAACTACAAAGCGGCTGAGCAGCAGCTCACGCGCATCGGCTCGGAGAACCAGCTGGGCGCTCTGCGCGAATATGTGATGGCATGGCTGAAGGCCGGCGATAAGGACTACGCGGCCGCGCGGTCGTATCTGGCGCGGCTGAAGCCCGCGAGCGGCGAGAGGGCGGAAGCGCCCGCCCTGGTGATCGCCGCGCAGATCGACGAGATGGCTGGCGACAAGGACGCCGCCGAGGCCAAGTACCGGCGTGCCATTTCGCTCGACCGCAACGGACTGCGCACCACGATTTCCGTCGCCGAGGGGCTGCGCCGTCTGGGCAAGGACGCCGAGGCGCGCGAGATCCTGAAGACATACGGCACGCGCTACAGCGATTCCGTCGTCATGGACGGGCTCATGGGCGCCAACGCGCCGATGCCCAAGCCGCCGACGCCGGCGTCCGGCATCGCTGAGATCCTGTTCGACATCGGCGGCATCCTGGCCTCCGATCCGCGCAACCAGCGCCAGGACCTCGCGCTGATCTTCTACCAGCTCGCGACCGCGCTGAAGCCCGACCAGGATTTCGCCTGGCTCATGATCGCGGGCCTCTACGAACAGTTCCAGCAGATCCCCAAGGCGGTTGCCGCGCTGGGCAGGATCGGCCCGACCTCGCCGCTCTACTGGCAGGCCAGACTCAGGACGGCGGCGCTCGACGCGCAGGAAGACAAGTTCGACCAAGCCGTGGCGCGTCTCAGGACCTTGGTGGCCGAGAAGCCCGACCGAATCGACGCCGCGCTCACGCTGGCCGACCTGCTGCGCAGCAAGGACCGGTTCGCCGAGGCCGTCGCCGCCTACGACACCGCGATCTCTCGGCTGGGCAAGCCCGACGAGCGTCACTGGCAGATCTATTTCGGGCGCGGCATCGTGCTCGAGCGCACGAAGAACTGGCCGAAGGCCGAGGCCGACATGAAGAAGGCGCTCGAACTCTCGCCCGAGCAGCCCTACGTGTTGAACTATCTCGGCTACAGCTGGATCGACCAGGGCCTGCATCTCCAGGAAGGCATGAAGATGCTCGAGCGTGCGACCGAGCTTCGCCCCGACGACGGCGCGATCACCGACAGCGTCGGCTGGGCCTATTACCGGCTCGGTCAGTACGAGAAGGCGGTGGAGTGGCTGGAGCGCGCGACCGAGCAGAAGGGCGACGACTCGACGATCACCGATCATCTCGGCGACGCCTACTGGCATGTCGGCCGCCGCCGCGAGGCCCGCTTCCAGTGGGAACGCGCGCTGCACCAGAAGCCTGACAAGGATCGTCAGCCCATCATCGAGGACAAGATCGCCAACGGACTTAATCCCTCGAACGACAAGCCGACCGTCTACGAGAAGGCCGCCGACACCAAGCAGGGCGGCTGA
- a CDS encoding GNAT family N-acetyltransferase, with translation MEKVELVFEPDNARAADYVRDRLSMFNSSRTGRSDYYPCYIFLKGEKGETLGGLLGYVWSDWLFVSILWVDEALRGQGHATRLLDAAEDYARTRGCHSAYLDTHTWQARPFYEKRGYELFATLDDFPPGHQKFFLRKKL, from the coding sequence ATGGAAAAGGTCGAACTCGTCTTCGAGCCGGACAATGCGCGCGCGGCCGACTATGTCCGGGATCGGCTCTCGATGTTCAATTCGAGCCGCACGGGGAGGTCCGACTACTATCCCTGCTACATCTTCCTGAAAGGGGAGAAAGGCGAAACGCTGGGCGGCCTGCTGGGGTATGTCTGGTCTGACTGGCTGTTCGTGTCGATCCTCTGGGTCGACGAGGCGCTGCGCGGGCAGGGTCATGCGACGCGCCTGCTGGACGCGGCCGAGGACTATGCCCGCACGCGCGGCTGCCACTCCGCCTATCTCGACACCCACACCTGGCAGGCTCGGCCCTTCTACGAGAAACGAGGGTACGAACTCTTCGCAACCCTCGACGACTTCCCGCCGGGGCATCAGAAGTTCTTCCTGAGAAAGAAGCTCTGA
- a CDS encoding acyl--CoA ligase, which translates to MIKTVYDVTSAGKPDAPAIGAPGRPWLTYAGLKKLTDDTLATLNGVGIGRGDRVAMVAPNGPEMASSFIAVASGTSSAPLNPAYRADEFEFYLDDLKPKAVIVQKGMDSPVRAMAEKVGVPIIELIPAEDGPAGSFTLDVSALKPAKAASPGISVDGEIALVLHTSGTTARPKIVPLSTANLAASARHIAESLALTPADRCMNIMPLFHIHGLIAATLSSIGAGAAVSCTPGFNALRFFAQLEEVKPTWYTAVPTMHQAILTRLRSHADAAKAAKLRFIRSSSASLPPQVMLELEAAFDCPVIEAYGMTEASHQMASNALPPGKRKPGAVGLPAGPKIAIMDEAGHFLPQGTIGEVVIQGPNVTAGYDNNPDANLKAFAEGWFRTGDQGRFDEDGYLFLTGRLKEIINRGGEKISPIEVDTILMDHPAVEQCVTFAIPHPMLGEDVGAVVVLRQGLEATERELRDFVARHAADFKVPRKVVFVTEIPKGATGKLQRIGLAAKLGLGEAKA; encoded by the coding sequence ATGATCAAGACTGTTTACGACGTCACGTCCGCGGGCAAACCCGACGCGCCGGCCATCGGCGCGCCGGGCCGTCCCTGGCTCACCTATGCCGGCCTGAAGAAGCTCACGGACGACACGCTGGCGACGCTGAACGGCGTCGGCATCGGCCGTGGCGATCGCGTCGCCATGGTCGCGCCCAACGGTCCGGAGATGGCGTCCTCATTCATCGCCGTCGCCTCGGGCACCAGCTCTGCGCCGCTCAACCCGGCCTATCGCGCCGACGAGTTCGAGTTCTATCTCGACGACCTGAAGCCCAAGGCCGTGATCGTGCAGAAGGGCATGGACAGCCCGGTGCGCGCGATGGCCGAGAAGGTCGGCGTGCCGATCATCGAGCTGATCCCGGCCGAAGACGGCCCGGCCGGCAGCTTCACGCTGGACGTGTCGGCGCTGAAGCCGGCGAAGGCTGCGAGCCCTGGCATTTCGGTGGATGGCGAGATCGCGCTGGTCCTGCACACCTCGGGCACGACCGCGCGGCCCAAGATCGTGCCGCTCTCGACGGCCAACCTCGCGGCCTCGGCGCGTCACATCGCTGAGTCGCTGGCGCTGACGCCGGCCGACCGTTGCATGAACATCATGCCGCTGTTCCACATCCACGGGCTGATCGCCGCGACGCTCTCGTCGATCGGCGCGGGTGCGGCGGTATCGTGCACGCCGGGCTTCAACGCGCTGCGGTTCTTCGCCCAGCTCGAGGAAGTGAAGCCAACCTGGTACACGGCCGTGCCGACCATGCACCAGGCGATCCTGACGCGCCTACGCAGCCATGCCGACGCCGCCAAGGCCGCCAAGCTGCGCTTCATCCGCTCCTCGTCGGCCTCGCTGCCGCCGCAGGTCATGCTCGAACTCGAAGCTGCGTTCGACTGCCCGGTGATCGAGGCCTACGGCATGACCGAGGCCAGCCATCAGATGGCGTCCAACGCACTGCCGCCGGGCAAGCGCAAGCCGGGCGCCGTCGGTCTGCCGGCCGGTCCGAAGATCGCCATCATGGACGAGGCGGGCCACTTCCTGCCGCAGGGCACGATCGGCGAGGTCGTGATCCAGGGTCCGAACGTGACGGCGGGTTACGACAACAACCCCGACGCCAACCTCAAGGCCTTCGCCGAGGGCTGGTTCCGCACCGGCGACCAGGGCCGCTTCGACGAGGACGGCTACCTGTTCCTGACCGGCCGCCTCAAGGAGATCATCAACCGGGGCGGCGAGAAGATCAGCCCGATCGAGGTCGACACGATCCTGATGGATCACCCGGCGGTCGAGCAGTGCGTGACCTTCGCCATTCCCCACCCCATGCTGGGCGAGGATGTCGGCGCGGTCGTCGTCCTGCGCCAGGGGCTCGAGGCGACCGAGCGCGAGCTGCGCGACTTCGTGGCCAGGCATGCCGCCGACTTCAAGGTGCCGCGCAAGGTCGTGTTTGTGACCGAGATTCCCAAGGGCGCGACGGGCAAGCTGCAGCGCATCGGCCTCGCCGCCAAGCTCGGCCTCGGCGAAGCCAAGGCCTGA
- a CDS encoding peptidoglycan-binding domain-containing protein, with the protein MNKTTPPDPNAWPATAVEQTKSVQALLREFRFYKRAPDGHMGQGTRAAIREYQRIAGLPVTGQPDKALFESLKEMQELTKPKAGSN; encoded by the coding sequence ATCAACAAAACGACGCCTCCGGATCCGAACGCATGGCCGGCGACGGCGGTCGAGCAGACGAAGAGCGTCCAGGCGCTGTTGCGCGAGTTCCGCTTCTACAAGCGCGCACCGGACGGCCACATGGGCCAGGGGACACGCGCAGCCATCCGCGAATACCAGCGCATCGCCGGCCTGCCGGTCACGGGTCAGCCCGACAAGGCACTGTTCGAATCGCTGAAGGAAATGCAGGAACTCACGAAGCCGAAGGCGGGCTCAAACTAG
- a CDS encoding homoserine O-acetyltransferase family protein: MPELNEIESKIFSARDFRLESGKILPVLELAYETYGALSPAGDNAILVVHGYTSSHHAAGKNAPGKQGRGVPEGSAGWFDGLIGPGKAIDTDRHFVVSVNALGSAHGSSGPNSTDPATGKPYGPTFPEVTLRDMVASQKLLVDSLGLKSLVAVVGPSMGGFQSFQWAASYPGFMKGIAASVTAPRAPGRLGGLEALQKRLASDPNWNGGWYYENGGIPGTLEQIRYETLLNYGQGEAEAKVAAKSWAKIYDGHSLVTLRRAIDGFDITKQYEQLKKTKVLYVISKTDKLFDLTDCAAHALDMRKAGVDLTYVEMPSDKGHMASHADAAMWAPILAAFLKQLT, translated from the coding sequence GTGCCTGAGTTGAACGAAATCGAGAGCAAGATCTTCTCTGCACGGGATTTCAGGCTGGAAAGTGGCAAGATCCTTCCCGTCCTCGAACTGGCCTACGAAACCTACGGCGCCCTGTCGCCGGCCGGGGACAACGCGATCCTGGTCGTGCACGGCTACACCTCGTCCCATCACGCTGCAGGCAAGAATGCACCCGGCAAGCAGGGCCGAGGCGTCCCGGAGGGAAGTGCCGGCTGGTTCGATGGGCTGATCGGTCCGGGCAAGGCCATCGACACCGACCGCCATTTCGTCGTGTCGGTGAACGCGCTGGGTTCGGCGCACGGCAGTTCCGGCCCCAACAGCACCGATCCCGCGACCGGCAAGCCCTACGGCCCGACGTTCCCGGAGGTCACGCTGCGCGACATGGTGGCCAGCCAGAAGCTGCTGGTCGATTCGCTCGGCCTCAAGAGCCTGGTCGCCGTGGTCGGTCCCTCGATGGGCGGCTTCCAGTCGTTCCAGTGGGCGGCGTCCTATCCCGGCTTCATGAAGGGCATTGCCGCGTCGGTGACCGCGCCACGCGCGCCCGGACGCCTGGGCGGCCTCGAGGCGCTGCAGAAGCGTCTCGCCAGCGACCCGAACTGGAACGGCGGCTGGTACTACGAGAATGGCGGCATCCCCGGTACGCTCGAACAGATCCGTTATGAGACGCTGCTGAACTACGGCCAGGGCGAAGCCGAGGCCAAGGTGGCCGCCAAGAGCTGGGCGAAGATCTACGACGGCCATTCGCTGGTCACCCTGCGGCGCGCGATCGACGGCTTCGACATCACGAAGCAATACGAGCAACTGAAGAAGACCAAGGTCCTCTACGTCATCTCGAAGACCGACAAGCTGTTCGACCTCACCGACTGTGCCGCCCATGCGCTCGACATGCGCAAGGCTGGAGTCGACCTGACCTATGTCGAGATGCCGTCGGACAAGGGCCACATGGCGAGCCATGCCGACGCGGCGATGTGGGCGCCGATCCTGGCCGCCTTCCTCAAGCAACTGACCTGA